GGCGGGCGTCGGGCGGCTCGTCATCGCGGACGGGGACACGGTGGACCCGAGCAACCTGCACCGCCAGACGCTCTACACGGCGGCGGACGTGGGCAGGCCGAAGGCGCAGGCGGCGGCGGCCCGCGCGCAGGCGGTCAATCCCTTCGTGCGGGTGCAAGTCGCCCCCTTCCTGACGGCAGAGAACGCGGACGCGCTCGTCTCCGGCGTGAGCCTCGTGGTGGACGCCACCGACAATTTCGAGGCCCGTTACACGCTGGCCGACGCCTGCACGCGGGCGGGGCGCGAGTGGGTCTGGGGCGCGGCGAGCGGCACGAGCGGGATGCTGAGCGTCTTCGGCCCCGGCCTCGGCCTGCGCGACGTGTTCCCCGATCCTGGCGGTGCCGAATCCTGCGACGAGGCGGGCGTCCTCGGGCCGCTGCCCAATATCGTGGGCGGCATGATGGCGCTGGAGGCCCTCAAGGTCCTCGGCGGCGTGGGCGAGCCGCTGCGGGGTCGGGTGTGGACCTTCGACGCCCTGACGGGCCGCGTGCGGGTGATCGGGGTGCGGGCCGCCTCGGCAGCCAACCTCTGAGCGCCTGTTGGAAGTGAGAACGCGAACGGGTCAAACAATCGGTCAACCTCAACCCGACTTCCCTCTCCTTTGAAACTCTGCCAGTCCTCCGCACAAGGACGAACAAACACCACAGGCACCGCCGAGGTGAGAGGTGCCGCTCGACTTCCGAAACGAGCGCCGACGCTTTTTCATGCCCTCACTGCCGCGCTTTGTGTGCTACCTCACCTGCCCACCCCCCCCGGACCTCTACGGTGGGCCGGAGCGGAGGTGCATCCATGAGAAGAGTCCTGATGCTGACGGCGGCGGTCCTGATCGGCGGCGCGTCGTCCCAGTCCGCCCAGCGGCCCATCGTGGTGGGCAGCAAACTCGATCCCGAGGCGCAGATTCTCGGGCAGATGATCGTGCTGACGCTGCGGAACGCGGGCCTGAGCGTGACCGACCGCACCAACCTCGGCGATACGGGCGTGAACCGCAAGGCGATTCTGGCGGGCGAGATCGACGTGTACCCGGAATACACCGGCAACGCGGTCTACCTCTTCCCGGAGGCGAAGATCGGCGCGCGGCAGGCGGGCGAGCCGGGCACAATCTACGCGCTGGCGCGGCGGCTGGACACGGCAAACGGCGTCTCCTGGCTGCGGCCCGCGAACGTGAACAACACCTGGGTCATCGCCGTGCCGCAGACGCTGGCGACCTCGCAGAAGCTCGGCAGCGTGGCGGACCTCGCGCGCTATCTCAAGGGCGGCGGCAAGTTCAAGATCGCGGGCAGCCCGGAGTTCTTCAACCGGCCCGACACGCTGCCCGCCTTCGAGGCGTCCTACGGCTTCAAGCTGCGGGCCGACCAGAAGCTCGTCCTCGCGGGCGCAACTCCCCCGCAGACGCAGCAGGCGGCGGCGAGCGGCACGAGCGGCGTCAACGCGGCGATGGCCTACGGCACCGACGGCAGCCTCTCGGCCCTGAAGATGGTGGCGCTGACGGACCCCAGGGGCGCGCAGGCCGTCTACCAGCCCGCGCCGATCATCCGCACGGCCACACTGAAGGCCACTCCCCGGATCGAGGCCCTGCTCAACAAGACCTTCGCCACGCTGACGCAGGCCACGCTTCAGGGTCTCAACGCGCAGGTGGCGCTGGAGGGCCGCCCCCCGCAGGAGGTCGCCCGCACGTACCTGCGGGGCAAGGGCCTGATCAAGTGAGCGTCCTCGCCGCCGCCAGCAGGCCGGGCGTGAACCTTCCCGGCTTCTTCCCCGAGTGGGACCACCCCGCCCCGTGAGCGCACCGGGGCGAGGGGGGGCGGAGGCCGGGGCGGTCTCTGCCCCCTTGCCCGTCGTCCGCCCACACAAGCGAACGACGGGCGATGTCCTCGCGGTCCTGGCCCTCGCCGCGCTCCCGATGGCGGCGGGTGCCCTCTTGCCGTGGGTGCTCCTGCGGCCCAACCGCCTCGCGCCCGGCGAGTACCTGGGGCTGCCCCCCGTGCTGGGCGCGGTGGCGCTGGGTCTTGCCTTCCTCCCCCTCCTCACCGCCCGGCTCCGGCCCGGCCTGACCTGGCTGCCCGCCTCCCTCGCCCCCGTGCTGGGCGTGTGGCTCCTCGGCGACCGGACGGGGGCGGCCCTTGTGGGTCAGGCGGAGTTCGCGCGGGCGAGCGCGGCGGCGGGACTGTGGCTGTTCCTGCTCGGGTCGGGCGTGGCGGTGTACGGGGCGCGGCTGGTGGCTCCAGGACGGGTCTCCCCTCTCCTCCCGTGGCTCTGCCTCCCCATCGTCCTTGCCCTCTCGGTGGGCGGGCACCTCTCCTCGTGGTCGGTGCTGGCCGAGGCGCGGAGCGAGGGGCCGCGCTGGGGGCAGGAACTCGCGCGGCACCTGTGGCTCGTCGGGTGGGCGCTGAGTCTCGCCGTGGGGATCGGCGCGCCGCTGGCCGTGTGGGCGAGCGGGCGGGAGCGGGTGGCATCGCTCGTGCTGGGCTTGGCAAACGCGGTGCAGACGGTCCCCAGCCTCGCGCTGCTGGGGCTGCTCATCGCGCCGCTCTCGGCCCTCGCCACCGCGTTTCCCGCCCTGCGCGACCTGGGCGTGAGCGGCATCGGGACAGCGCCCGCGCTCGTCGCCCTGACCCTCTACGCGCTGCTCCCCGTGCTGCGAAACGGGGTGGTCGCGCTGCGCGGCGTGCCCCCCAGCGTGGTAGACGCCGCGCGGGGCATGGGCATGTCGCCGGGGCAACTGTTCTGGCGGGTGCGGCTGCCGCTGGCGCTCCCCGTGTGGCTGGGAGGGCTGCGGCAGGCGGCGGTTCTGCTCGTCGGGGTGGCCGCCGTCGCCGCCCTGATCGGGGCGGGGGGGCTGGGCGTGTACATCTTCAAGGGACTTCAGAGCGCCGCCGCCGACCTCATCCTGCTCGGGGCCGTGCCCGCCGCACTCCTCGCCCTGGGGCTGGACGCGGCCCTGCGCGGGCTGGAGGTCCTGCTGGGGCACAGGCTCGGACGGGTTGCCGGGAGGGAGGCGGCGTGATCGAGCTTCAGCACCTGGAGAAGCGGTACGGCGAGGCTTACGCGGTCCGCGACCTCAGCCTCACCTTCCCCGAGGGCGAGGTCACGGCCCTGCTCGGCCCCTCGGGCTGCGGCAAGACGACCACCCTGCGGATGATCAACCGCCTCACCGAGCCGGGCGGCGGGCGGGTCCTCCTCGGCGGGCGCGACACGCGGACCCTGCGCCCGGAGGAGCTGCGCCGGGGCATCGGCTACGTCATCCAGCAGATCGGCCTCTTTCCCCACCTCAGCGTCGCGCAGAACGTGGCGACCGTGCCGGAGCTGCTGGGCCGCGACCGCCGGGCAACGGCGCGCCGGGTGGACGAGCTGCTCGACCTCGTGGGGCTGGACCCGGACGTGTTCCGCGACCAGCGGCCCGGTGCCCTCTCGGGCGGGCAGGCCCAGCGGGTCGGCGTGGCCCGCGCCCTCGCCGCCGACCCGCCCGTGCTGCTGATGGACGAACCCTTCGGCGCGCTCGACCCCCTCGCCCGCGAGCGGTTACAGGACGCCTTCCGCGACATCCAGCGGCGGCTCCGAAAGACGGTCGTGCTCGTCACCCACGA
Above is a genomic segment from Deinococcus sp. YIM 134068 containing:
- a CDS encoding HesA/MoeB/ThiF family protein yields the protein MTDPALLSRPELRRYSRQLFVPEWLDAGAQERVRAASVLVVGAGGLGGPVIAQLAGAGVGRLVIADGDTVDPSNLHRQTLYTAADVGRPKAQAAAARAQAVNPFVRVQVAPFLTAENADALVSGVSLVVDATDNFEARYTLADACTRAGREWVWGAASGTSGMLSVFGPGLGLRDVFPDPGGAESCDEAGVLGPLPNIVGGMMALEALKVLGGVGEPLRGRVWTFDALTGRVRVIGVRAASAANL
- a CDS encoding glycine betaine ABC transporter substrate-binding protein, with product MRRVLMLTAAVLIGGASSQSAQRPIVVGSKLDPEAQILGQMIVLTLRNAGLSVTDRTNLGDTGVNRKAILAGEIDVYPEYTGNAVYLFPEAKIGARQAGEPGTIYALARRLDTANGVSWLRPANVNNTWVIAVPQTLATSQKLGSVADLARYLKGGGKFKIAGSPEFFNRPDTLPAFEASYGFKLRADQKLVLAGATPPQTQQAAASGTSGVNAAMAYGTDGSLSALKMVALTDPRGAQAVYQPAPIIRTATLKATPRIEALLNKTFATLTQATLQGLNAQVALEGRPPQEVARTYLRGKGLIK
- a CDS encoding ABC transporter permease translates to MPVVRPHKRTTGDVLAVLALAALPMAAGALLPWVLLRPNRLAPGEYLGLPPVLGAVALGLAFLPLLTARLRPGLTWLPASLAPVLGVWLLGDRTGAALVGQAEFARASAAAGLWLFLLGSGVAVYGARLVAPGRVSPLLPWLCLPIVLALSVGGHLSSWSVLAEARSEGPRWGQELARHLWLVGWALSLAVGIGAPLAVWASGRERVASLVLGLANAVQTVPSLALLGLLIAPLSALATAFPALRDLGVSGIGTAPALVALTLYALLPVLRNGVVALRGVPPSVVDAARGMGMSPGQLFWRVRLPLALPVWLGGLRQAAVLLVGVAAVAALIGAGGLGVYIFKGLQSAAADLILLGAVPAALLALGLDAALRGLEVLLGHRLGRVAGREAA
- a CDS encoding ABC transporter ATP-binding protein; the encoded protein is MIELQHLEKRYGEAYAVRDLSLTFPEGEVTALLGPSGCGKTTTLRMINRLTEPGGGRVLLGGRDTRTLRPEELRRGIGYVIQQIGLFPHLSVAQNVATVPELLGRDRRATARRVDELLDLVGLDPDVFRDQRPGALSGGQAQRVGVARALAADPPVLLMDEPFGALDPLARERLQDAFRDIQRRLRKTVVLVTHDIDEALRLGDRLALMRGGTLVQFGTPGELLGQPASPFVRSFLGEDAPLRLLAGRPAAEFARPGDADGLPQVDAALDARSALGVMLREGVDALAVTEDGVTRGVLRWADLRVDGGRA